Proteins encoded within one genomic window of Oncorhynchus mykiss isolate Arlee chromosome 27, USDA_OmykA_1.1, whole genome shotgun sequence:
- the LOC110507348 gene encoding matrix metalloproteinase-23, with amino-acid sequence MEHRKQKLSSAKGIVPVFEMRGTRRILFLLVLMLVGLDGFGGLPTCRRKTEAGERSVESLSSVKHHPVTAAALSRSKRYAINPLGHKWKHFNLTYKIVKFPNTLNKDGTRKAISIAFSKWSDVSPLYFAEITNPNKSADIIIGFYTWNHTDCWWSPLHPCFDGLNGELAHAFLPPRGEIHFDNHEFWILGKSRFSWKQGVWLNDLVQVAAHEIGHALGLWHSRDPQALMHPNATYTGQRNIAQDDIWGIQRLYGCTDKKRVCDPWARLGFCERRKSFMKKHCARRCDLCYEPLEAVTTPTPLPSNVKVKMVPRGKVVGFRCGTKNPRSPPKVSWYKDGEQLLISIPGYIIMKGRDLRIVANEFNEGTYTCRVHRSGNVVSANSWAIRLKPEQPSNS; translated from the exons ATGGAGCACAGGAAGCAGAAGTTGAGTTCGGCCAAGGGCATCGTCCCAGTGTTTGAGATGCGCGGAACTCGTCGGATACTTTTTCTACTAGTGCTGATGTTGGTAGGTTTGGATGGGTTCGGCGGACTCCCTACGTGTAGAAGGAAAACG gaAGCTGGTGAGCGGTCTGTGGAGTCCCTGAGCTCTGTGAAGCATCATCCCGTGACGGCGGCGGCATTGAGCCGCTCCAAACGCTACGCCATCAACCCACTGGGACACAAGTGGAAGCATTTCAACCTCACCTACAA GATCGTGAAGTTTCCCAACACACTGAACAAAGACGGCACCCGCAAGGCCATCAGCATTGCGTTCTCCAAGTGGAGCGACGTGTCCCCTCTCTACTTTGCTGAAATCACAAACCCCAACAAGAGTGCTGACATTATCATCG GCTTCTACACGTGGAACCACACAGACTGCTGGTGGTCTCCATTGCACCCCTGTTTTGATGGGCTAAACGGGGAGTTGGCCCATGCCTTCCTGCCCCCGCGCGGGGAGATCCACTTTGACAACCATGAGTTCTGGATCCTGGGGAAGTCCCGCTTCAGCTGGAAACAAG GTGTATGGTTGAATGACCTGGTACAGGTTGCGGCTCATGAGATCGGGCACGCCCTGGGACTGTGGCACTCCCGTGACCCCCAGGCCCTGATGCACCCCAATGCCACCTACACGGGACAGAGGAACATTGCCCAGGACGACATCTGGGGAATCCAGCGCCTCTATG GATGCACAGACAAGAAGCGCGTGTGTGATCCATGGGCTCGCCTTGGCTTCTGCGAAAGGAGGAAGAGCTTCATGAAGAAACACTGTGCCCGCCGCTGCGACCTCTGCTATG AGCCTCTTGAGGCCGTTACCACACCAACTCCACTGCCTTCCAACGTCAAGGTCAAGATGGTTCCTCGTGGAAAGGTTGTGGGCTTCCGCTGTGGGACGAAGAATCCTAGATCGCCTCCCAAAGTCAG CTGGTACAAGGATGGAGAACAGCTCCTGATCTCTATCCCCGGCTACATCATCATGAAGGGCCGCGACCTCCGCATCGTTGCCAACGAGTTTAACGAGGGCACTTACACCTGTCGCGTCCATCGTAGCGGCAATGTGGTCTCTGCAAACTCCTGGGCCATCCGGCTGAAGCCTGAACAGCCCTCCAACAGTTGA